The Alkalibacter rhizosphaerae genomic sequence GATACCAGAAAAGAGCGAGGGAGAATGGAACATGCATGAAGCATTGGTAAAAGCCATAACCGAGTTGAATGAGGAAAAAGTGCTCAAGATCATCAAAGCGGAACTGGAAAAGGGAACGGACAGCAACGAATTGTTGTCGGTCCTTCAGCAGGGAATGGACAATGTAGGCGCCTTGTATGAAAAAAGCGAGTACTTCATTGCTGACTTGATCATGTCCGGCATCATTTTTCGTGAAGTGCTGGATTTGGAGGCCATGCGATTCCATAAGGATTACGTTGGGGAAAAACCCGTCGGAACCATTATCCTGGGAACGGTTCGGGGAGACCTACACGATATCGGAAAAGATATCTTCAAAGACCTGGCCAACTCTGCCGGATTTCAAGTATATGATCTTGGGGTGGACGTGGACCCCAAAAAATTCGTGGACAAATATCTGGAAACCAAAGCGGATATCGTCGGCATGAGCGGTGTACTCAGCCTTGCCATAACAGGAATGAAGGAAACGGTGGATCTTTTTGAAGAAGCCGGACTTCGAGACAAGGTGAAGATCATCGTTGGCGGCAATCTGATCAATAAGGACTCGGCGGCATTCATTGGCGCTGACGGGCATTCCAACAATGCCATGGAAGGGTTGAAGATTTGTAAATCCTGGATCAAAAATAAGGCATAGGGAGGTGAATCCATGGGATCACCCATCTATTTAAAAATCGTAGAAGACATAAAAAGTAAAATCAATTCCGGGGAAATCAAA encodes the following:
- a CDS encoding cobalamin B12-binding domain-containing protein, yielding MHEALVKAITELNEEKVLKIIKAELEKGTDSNELLSVLQQGMDNVGALYEKSEYFIADLIMSGIIFREVLDLEAMRFHKDYVGEKPVGTIILGTVRGDLHDIGKDIFKDLANSAGFQVYDLGVDVDPKKFVDKYLETKADIVGMSGVLSLAITGMKETVDLFEEAGLRDKVKIIVGGNLINKDSAAFIGADGHSNNAMEGLKICKSWIKNKA